The genomic stretch CTTTGCCACCAAATCTGTTGTAAAACTTAAACTTTGATTTTCTCTTAAATACTGATATTCTTTTTTAGCTTTGTCGTCAACATTGATGGCACTGGACTTGAACACCCCTATTAAGTGGAGCCCTTGCAAAGACGTTACACGGCTGAGAGCTACATACATCTGTCCATTATTGAATGATCTCTGTTTCAGCAAATTAAAACTAATGACAACCTCTTGTAAACTTAGGCCTTGAACTTTGTGTACAGTACAAGCCCATGATAACATTAAAGGAAATTGGGTACGTTTAATGACCGGAGAGGAAAGTTTTTTCTCGTTTGTTCTTATTTCGGTAGTCACTCGATCAATTGGTACTGCATTTAATTGTTGTGCAAGTCTGTCTGAACGTATTTTACTTGTTCCAACATTTAGATTGTCAAATTCAACATAAATGGTTTTAATTGAATCATTTTGCGCTACAACATGGACTATTGTACCAATTTGACCATTTATTAGCTTATCAGGAATGTCAATATTAGATGTCAACATTGCCTTAGCACCTATCTTTAAAGATAACTGGAAAGCTAATCCACCAGTTCTTGATTGGCTTAAGTTTTGAATTCTTTCATAAACATGAGAAGGGACTTCTTTCGGAACTTGATCAATGGCATCTATTGTTATCAAAGCGCTGTTTAAACTATTTAACAATCTTGCATTATGAACTCTAGCTGGCTCATTTTCTGCATAAATATGCAATGCATTTATTGGGTAGTGTTTACTATTTTCATCAATGAATCGTGAACGGATGAGATGTTCATCCTGTGAAGATAGAGTTCCTAGCCTAACATTATTTAGTAGGTCAATTAGAACAGTATCACCCCGTTGTCTCATAACTTCAGTCAATTCACACATCTGAAAGTTTCGCCATAGTGGATAAATGTTATACAATTCATCGCTGAATTCTGCATAAATTGGTTTTTGCATTACGGGGGGTAATTGATGCAAATCACCCACTAAAATTATTGTTAAGCCAGCAAATGGTTTTGAAAAATCAGAAACACATCCAAATATTTCTATTAACCTTTGATGCACATACAACAGTAACTTATTGGATACCATAGATATTTCATCAATAATGATACCTTTAACATCTGATAGCTCTTGCCTTAATTTACATCTCTTTTTATCTGGAAGCTTGTGAAGGGTTAACCCACGAGACTCTACAGAAATTCCTAAAGCTGAATGTATTGTGGTTCCATTGATATTCACTGCTGCAACACCTGTCGGTGCAAGCAAAAGCAAATTTGGTTTTTCAATGCATGAAGACCTATaacataaagtttttgaaactgatgcaCTTATAGTTTTGATCAAATGGGATTTGCCTGTTCCTGCACCACCTGTAACAAATAAATGCAAAGGAGGATTTTCTGTAACTTCTTCAgctgataaatttttaacatgcCTTCGGGCCCATCTATTAATTACGTCAAAAAGAAAACGTTGTTTTTCGTTTAAACTACGTATTAATTCATTAATACTATCATCTGACATTAAATTAATCTGTGTTGATGTGTGCCCTGCATTCGAAGAAGCTGCAGCATTTAAACCTTGAGCTTGTTCACCTTGATATTCATTATCCCTAACTACATTTTCCTCAACATTGTCATTCTCTTGTTGCGCAAATTGATCAGTTCGAGGTGAAAAATCAGCATTCATTAAAACATTATTTACCATATCACCCCATGGTTCAAATCTAGCCTTGTTCTCATTAACAATGCTCAGAACCTCAGGATCATTAAGTTTAACAACATAAGAATTTCCAACTTCGCTAAGTAAATCAGATTCCTTTCTGAAGGGGTAAAATAACATCAACAAATGGTGGGCATACTCTTCCGCTTTATTAACTGGATTAGGAGTATGATAACGGACAACACGCTTTTTATTTCTccgtttcaatttttctttggaAGACATCAGAGGAACAGACTTAGGTAAACGCAATAAGGGATTACAAATTTCATCATCATCTAAAAGAACCTCTGGTTGATAATCATTTACTATGTCAAGCTTTTTACTTGTGTCCAGCACATAATACGCAAGAAATTCAGCAAAACATAAATTGTTAATCATATAATATTGACCACGCTTAAATGTAACATTGGGTCGATCCATGTATCGATCTAAACTATTGCGCTTAAAAACATCTGTACTATCTGGAGGCAattcttctaattcttcttcAGATTTACAAACTCTGTATCTTTTATCAGGCAAATTTGTATTAGCAAACACAATTCCTGGGAAACATTTACGTAACCATAACTCTGGCAATACCTGATAAACAGCTTCCTGTAATGAACATTGGCGGTGTGATAAAAATGCTAAGGCTAATTTTCTCATACGATCTGGCAAGTTTAAATTTTCAGACTCTTCAGCTGCCTTTTTCATTGCAAGAGATGACTCATTTTCcgatttagagaaataagaacACATATATGACACTGCTTTATAATAATTGAACACAGGCTGCAAGTCCAAATTGGCTTTCCAAGCTAAAAGTCCTACTGCaaagtaattatttacaaaacatGAATTTGGTGGTCGATGATAGTATATTTCAAAGTCTTGATTTGGAGATATTGCTAAAACCCTATAATAGTCAACTTCTGATATGTGAAGTTCCAATAAAATCTCTGGTATGGACTTGCAGCTGTCGCTCAAGTAGTTAGGCTTACTAGGGTCTAAATTTTCATCGAtaaataatttgactttctttaATACTTTAGTTCTTTCTGATAATAAACTCAATTTTTCAGAATCAGACATATTCTCTGGTAATGGACTGGCTATAACTGTTCGATCAGTAAAGAAACGTCCATAATTAAAACGACATGGAATGTTCTTGTATTTGCGACAAGAATTTGAATGAGAGTGGATTTGATATTGAGAGACAAGGTTGTGTAATTCAGGCTCAATTAATGGATCAGGGAGGTCTGCGCGTATTGTATTATCAACAAAAGATGTGTAACTGTCTGTGGTTTCGTTTGTAAGAGTTGGTGAATCTAACAACCAAAGAAAAGCATGGATGTGGGGTGAACCTCTAAACTGAAATTCGACTTTAATAGCATAATTAGCTACTTGGCCAATAGGACTACTCTTATGAAGCAAAATTTCTCTAAAGAAATTCTCTACTCTGTATTGAAAGTGCCTTGCAGTTAAAACTGGGTTTTGATTAAGAATACTACAACGTCTAAAATAATCCAATTCGTTACTGCTAACATCAATGTTATTCAATTTTCCTATTATCACTACCAGTTCATCCCATCTCAAATCTGCACATGACAGAGTAAGGAAGTATGATGGCAATCCTAACTGTTTAACCATTGCTAAAACATCGTAAAGAAAATGTTTCCAATAAGCAGGTGTTCCTTTAATAGAGTTCATAAATTGGTAACCTTGACCTTCACAAATAAAAGAACGAACTGTTTCATGAAAATTAATTTGCAACTGCCCAGCCGTTATTGTGCCCTTTACCTTTTTCGTTGCAATATTTATTTGATTAAACAAATTTGACTGTTGCATTACATAatgagcaaaaaatatataatcagcATTTGAAGAAAAGCGCTGGGAAAAATTTAACAAACGCTGGTTGAAATATTTTGTCGCTGTCAAGTACACTGGTCTAGCAACCTTATACCCAAATTTTCCAGTGGGAAATAAAAAGGGAAATGCAAGCTCCTCACAGTATTGGtcagaaaaaaaagattgtgGTTGTTTATTCTCACCAGGAGCAATATCTAAAACCTCATCATCTGGATTTTGGAAATTTGGTATAACACACATTTCATCGCTACTTGCACAATTCATACTTAGGGGGTTTTCAGCTTCTAAATTGTCATCATCAATGTCAACTGTTACTGAAAATTCATTTGTGTCAACCATAGCATCTGTATCACATAAACTTAAAAATTCCTGGGTTATATTATCCATTCTTATCAGCACATCTGAGTAAAAGGAAttgaaatttttcaaatattgtaGGGCTTCGTTTAAAAGCTCAGGACGTACACTTTGAAACACAACATGGCCTCGATAAGCCAATTTTCTCTTCAGTTTAACAAACAATACACCACTACTATCTATACCCTGAGGAAGACAGTTATTAACGGCTTCTACTTGAATAGGAACATTGCAAATAGCACcttttatcttttgttgttgACCTTTAGGCATAacagctatttttttaaataatattctttttgaaATCAGAATTTGCTCAAGTCTGTTTAAACATTGAATTTCATTAGGAAGATCAACAATATTTAACTTATTCCAAACAGCCTGCGGGGGTATctcagctttttttaaatacttatcGCAAGTTATGCAAATGTAAGCATGAGAATCAAAGCATAGAACATCTGTAAACACATAGTATAAACTTACTTCATAATTGTTTTTGCTAAATAATTTTACAGTTTTCTTGTAAAGGCTCCTATTACAAACTATGCAGACATAGTAGGGGCCATTCTGAATAGCTTTCTGgaaatttaaaatgcaatcATTTATTGTTTTAGCACTTTTTTGTTTGCGCTTAGCATCAGCATTGTTATATGTATTTGCTTTCTCCTTATTGGAAACAGTTGCCTTTCGTTTTCTAGATTGATCCCTGCTGTGTTCTGTTGCTTGCtgttttttagctttttgcTTATTCTCCTCAGTTGCATGCTGCTTTTTAGCTTTCTCCTTGTTGGTATCAGTTGCATgtcttattttacatttttccttGTTGGCTTCCGTTGCCATGCGTAAACGACTCTTTTCTCTATTGACTTTGTTAGAATATAGTCGAGAAAGACTTACTTCTTCATCTGAATCAATACTTATGTATTGTAATTCATATGGCTCATCAACTGTCGTTAGATCAATGTAGGTTGTATGAAGGTATATTTCTAAATCTCTCTTTCTTTGGAATttcattaaagaagaaaaaccatCAGGTGTTGGCTGACCGCAGTTATTTCTGCTATGAGAATCAAACAAGTAGACACAGTTCTTTTTAGGGAGTATCGCAACACAAATAAATTTCACGAAAAAAAGTAACCCGTCTCCAATTGAGTTATTCAAATTTGACAAAAAGCGCGGAATAGAATAGCTACTTAAAAGACCatattctttatctaaataagTAATTGTAACATTAGATCCAAATATAGGCACACTGTTTGGTAGATCAGGTACCGTAAGGTATGTGTTTTTATTGAGAGATTTGTATAGTTTATCTGCTTCTGTAATGATAAAATCAATATCATTAACATTCCAATTACCTGGGGACTTtactctagttgaaaaagaaactGCATACAAGCTACAACATGCACACTGTTTTCCAGCACTTTCGCCGAACATAGAATGGGATTGATTAAACGATCCATGAGTAATTTTCAGGAGAGACATCTTACATTTCAATCCAGTTCACACCACATGTACCTCTAGCACAGTAgcagttttttatatataatataacatatatattaattataataattGTACTTTTATGGTGCAACAAAGCTGCACTAGCTTTTATGGTGCGACAAAGCTGCACTAGCTTTTTATGGTGCGACAAAGCTGCACTAGCTTTTTATGGTACAACAAAGCTGCACTAGCTTTTATGGTGCAACAAAGCTGCACTAGCTTTTATGGTGCCACAAAGCTGCACTAGCTAAAGAAAAGAACAACAAGCACTGAGTAAATTACCGCTGATTATTCGACGATATATTGTGagggaaaattttaaaactaaaaaatctgTAATTTGACTTGGTCAATCTGACTTCGTCGTGTAGTTCTTTGAGAAATCATGGTCTATTCgatgaaaataaattctgtAAAATAGACGCATTCAAATATAGCTCAGCGTCTGTCCATGGTTTCCGCATAGCAAATTTCGTGAGTCACTTACACTGTGTTC from Hydractinia symbiolongicarpus strain clone_291-10 chromosome 12, HSymV2.1, whole genome shotgun sequence encodes the following:
- the LOC130621150 gene encoding uncharacterized protein LOC130621150, translated to MSLLKITHGSFNQSHSMFGESAGKQCACCSLYAVSFSTRVKSPGNWNVNDIDFIITEADKLYKSLNKNTYLTVPDLPNSVPIFGSNVTITYLDKEYGLLSSYSIPRFLSNLNNSIGDGLLFFVKFICVAILPKKNCVYLFDSHSRNNCGQPTPDGFSSLMKFQRKRDLEIYLHTTYIDLTTVDEPYELQYISIDSDEEVSLSRLYSNKVNREKSRLRMATEANKEKCKIRHATDTNKEKAKKQHATEENKQKAKKQQATEHSRDQSRKRKATVSNKEKANTYNNADAKRKQKSAKTINDCILNFQKAIQNGPYYVCIVCNRSLYKKTVKLFSKNNYEVSLYYVFTDVLCFDSHAYICITCDKYLKKAEIPPQAVWNKLNIVDLPNEIQCLNRLEQILISKRILFKKIAVMPKGQQQKIKGAICNVPIQVEAVNNCLPQGIDSSGVLFVKLKRKLAYRGHVVFQSVRPELLNEALQYLKNFNSFYSDVLIRMDNITQEFLSLCDTDAMVDTNEFSVTVDIDDDNLEAENPLSMNCASSDEMCVIPNFQNPDDEVLDIAPGENKQPQSFFSDQYCEELAFPFLFPTGKFGYKVARPVYLTATKYFNQRLLNFSQRFSSNADYIFFAHYVMQQSNLFNQINIATKKVKGTITAGQLQINFHETVRSFICEGQGYQFMNSIKGTPAYWKHFLYDVLAMVKQLGLPSYFLTLSCADLRWDELVVIIGKLNNIDVSSNELDYFRRCSILNQNPVLTARHFQYRVENFFREILLHKSSPIGQVANYAIKVEFQFRGSPHIHAFLWLLDSPTLTNETTDSYTSFVDNTIRADLPDPLIEPELHNLVSQYQIHSHSNSCRKYKNIPCRFNYGRFFTDRTVIASPLPENMSDSEKLSLLSERTKVLKKVKLFIDENLDPSKPNYLSDSCKSIPEILLELHISEVDYYRVLAISPNQDFEIYYHRPPNSCFVNNYFAVGLLAWKANLDLQPVFNYYKAVSYMCSYFSKSENESSLAMKKAAEESENLNLPDRMRKLALAFLSHRQCSLQEAVYQVLPELWLRKCFPGIVFANTNLPDKRYRVCKSEEELEELPPDSTDVFKRNSLDRYMDRPNVTFKRGQYYMINNLCFAEFLAYYVLDTSKKLDIVNDYQPEVLLDDDEICNPLLRLPKSVPLMSSKEKLKRRNKKRVVRYHTPNPVNKAEEYAHHLLMLFYPFRKESDLLSEVGNSYVVKLNDPEVLSIVNENKARFEPWGDMVNNVLMNADFSPRTDQFAQQENDNVEENVVRDNEYQGEQAQGLNAAASSNAGHTSTQINLMSDDSINELIRSLNEKQRFLFDVINRWARRHVKNLSAEEVTENPPLHLFVTGGAGTGKSHLIKTISASVSKTLCYRSSCIEKPNLLLLAPTGVAAVNINGTTIHSALGISVESRGLTLHKLPDKKRCKLRQELSDVKGIIIDEISMVSNKLLLYVHQRLIEIFGCVSDFSKPFAGLTIILVGDLHQLPPVMQKPIYAEFSDELYNIYPLWRNFQMCELTEVMRQRGDTVLIDLLNNVRLGTLSSQDEHLIRSRFIDENSKHYPINALHIYAENEPARVHNARLLNSLNSALITIDAIDQVPKEVPSHVYERIQNLSQSRTGGLAFQLSLKIGAKAMLTSNIDIPDKLINGQIGTIVHVVAQNDSIKTIYVEFDNLNVGTSKIRSDRLAQQLNAVPIDRVTTEIRTNEKKLSSPVIKRTQFPLMLSWACTVHKVQGLSLQEVVISFNLLKQRSFNNGQMYVALSRVTSLQGLHLIGVFKSSAINVDDKAKKEYQYLRENQSLSFTTDLVAKESEHSILSLVVCNVRSLRKHCKDLSCDKTLSSSDIILCTETQLTNTENLTDIMIDGFKLTCNNDNEHRFSSLAMYYKNKIELLDHFKINGFSVLEVLNSHNLPLKIKILLLYKKKDMLVGQFLETLGYLSVSMNIDIVVGDFNLKPNALLEQTLNGYEQVVSEPTHLGGSILDHVYIKKSLLEQFLVYVSVKSLFFTDHEAITISLRNK